One region of Candidatus Atribacteria bacterium genomic DNA includes:
- the fusA gene encoding elongation factor G, protein MTKYDIKKVRNIALVGHGDSGKTSLTEALLYDSGMITRLGDIKQGNTTTDYDPREIKKGITINSSLAYLNLKDLMVNILDTPGYLDFITDTKLSLRVVDSAIVVVCAVSGVEVQTEKVWNFADEYKLPRAFFINKMDRERADFYRVKDMIKEIFGTSAISIQLPIGKEENFQGLIDLVEMKAIIYKKIGEGKPVFEKQEIPQNMKEEAESYRKELVERVAEFDDEILMKYLDGETLTNREIASLLKRGIKENKIVPILCGSATMNLGIELLLDFIGEYFPSPSEMPPVVAKNGNTSVEQLIENTVDSSFSAFVFKTVADPYVGNLTYFRVYSGKLSEDSNIYNSSKNVDNKVGKIYKMQGKNQNSISEVYAGDIAAVAKLKNTVTGDTLCDKDNPVLFEKIDYPEPIMLLAISPKTKGDEDKLSTALSKIIDEDPTVKIYRDEDTGESILAGMGESHLEVIIDTMESKFGVEVERSTPKVGYKETIRKNVKVEGKYKKQSGGRGQYGHCWLELEPKSRGEGFEFVDKIVGGVIPRQYRPAVEKGVVGAMKKGILAGYPTVDIKATVYDGSYHPVDSSEMAFKVAGSMAFKKGAAEANPILLEPIMDIEVIVPKEYMGDIIGDLNSKRGKIMGMEESSSGKQSIKAKIPQAEIFKYAIDLRSITQGRGTFNLKFSHYEEVPANIVQEIITKNKEEEEENNNS, encoded by the coding sequence ATGACCAAATATGATATTAAAAAAGTGAGAAATATTGCCTTGGTAGGCCATGGGGATTCCGGAAAAACTTCGCTTACCGAGGCTTTGCTTTATGATTCAGGAATGATTACTAGATTGGGAGATATCAAACAGGGTAATACCACTACAGATTATGATCCTCGAGAAATAAAAAAGGGAATAACTATCAATTCATCTTTGGCTTATTTAAATTTAAAGGATTTAATGGTAAATATTCTCGATACTCCAGGCTATCTTGATTTCATCACTGATACCAAATTAAGTCTTAGAGTAGTTGATAGTGCCATAGTAGTGGTGTGTGCAGTATCGGGAGTAGAAGTGCAGACTGAAAAAGTTTGGAATTTTGCTGATGAATATAAACTACCTCGTGCATTTTTTATCAATAAAATGGATCGAGAAAGAGCTGATTTTTATCGAGTAAAAGATATGATTAAGGAAATTTTTGGTACATCGGCAATTTCTATACAGTTACCTATTGGTAAGGAAGAAAATTTCCAGGGACTAATCGACTTAGTAGAGATGAAAGCCATTATTTATAAGAAAATAGGAGAAGGTAAACCAGTTTTCGAAAAACAAGAAATCCCCCAGAATATGAAAGAAGAAGCAGAATCTTACCGGAAAGAATTAGTGGAAAGGGTAGCCGAATTTGATGATGAAATTTTAATGAAATATCTGGATGGTGAAACTTTAACTAATCGGGAGATTGCTTCTTTGTTAAAACGAGGGATAAAGGAAAATAAGATTGTACCTATTCTTTGTGGTTCGGCTACCATGAATTTAGGGATAGAGCTTCTTCTTGATTTTATTGGTGAATACTTTCCTTCTCCATCTGAAATGCCCCCTGTTGTAGCTAAAAATGGAAACACTTCTGTTGAGCAATTGATTGAAAATACAGTTGACTCCTCATTTTCAGCTTTTGTTTTTAAAACTGTAGCAGATCCTTACGTAGGAAATTTAACCTACTTTAGGGTATATTCAGGAAAATTATCCGAAGATTCAAATATTTATAATTCTTCAAAAAATGTGGATAATAAAGTGGGAAAGATCTATAAAATGCAGGGCAAAAATCAAAATTCTATCTCTGAAGTTTATGCAGGAGATATAGCTGCAGTTGCTAAACTTAAAAACACTGTTACCGGAGATACTCTCTGTGATAAAGACAATCCTGTTTTATTTGAAAAAATAGATTACCCTGAACCAATAATGCTTCTGGCTATTTCTCCTAAAACCAAGGGAGACGAGGATAAATTAAGCACTGCTTTAAGCAAGATAATTGATGAAGATCCTACAGTAAAAATTTATCGAGATGAAGATACCGGAGAGAGTATATTAGCTGGTATGGGAGAATCCCACTTAGAAGTAATCATTGATACTATGGAAAGTAAATTTGGTGTAGAGGTAGAAAGGAGTACTCCTAAAGTAGGATATAAAGAGACTATTCGAAAGAATGTTAAAGTTGAAGGGAAATATAAGAAACAATCCGGTGGAAGGGGACAATACGGGCATTGCTGGTTAGAGCTTGAACCCAAAAGCAGGGGAGAAGGTTTTGAATTTGTAGATAAAATAGTTGGAGGAGTTATTCCACGTCAGTATCGTCCCGCCGTGGAAAAAGGTGTGGTAGGTGCAATGAAAAAAGGAATATTGGCAGGATATCCTACTGTAGATATAAAGGCTACTGTTTATGATGGCAGTTATCACCCGGTGGATTCTTCAGAAATGGCTTTCAAGGTAGCTGGTTCGATGGCTTTTAAGAAAGGAGCTGCAGAAGCTAACCCGATCTTATTAGAACCAATTATGGATATAGAAGTAATAGTTCCAAAAGAATATATGGGAGATATAATTGGAGATTTGAATAGTAAAAGAGGGAAGATAATGGGTATGGAAGAATCTTCAAGCGGAAAGCAGTCTATTAAGGCAAAAATACCCCAAGCAGAAATTTTTAAATATGCTATTGATTTAAGATCCATTACTCAAGGTAGAGGTACTTTTAATTTAAAATTTTCCCATTATGAGGAGGTACCTGCTAATATCGTACAGGAAATAATTACCAAAAACAAAGAAGAAGAGGAAGAAAACAATAATTCTTAA